In Oryza sativa Japonica Group chromosome 11, ASM3414082v1, the following are encoded in one genomic region:
- the LOC4350803 gene encoding pentatricopeptide repeat-containing protein At4g13650 has product MSAAGYRYQALKEALAAAISGHDLARHHAAADHRRPHALAVVAGLASNGYVASLLVSRYFRLGDAGAARNVFDAAATAAAPQKALLYNAMLRGYLAGGLPRMAVGIFGEMAAAACLPDRHTYHLAVAACARASEFEVGWRIGAEAAAKGFASDLLVATALIGMYAEAGDMGAARKVFDGMPQRDAVAWNAVIAGYARGGHLREVVELFMRMRSVDVVLPTEATLVTLVSGYAGFGSWEGRGMMHTIVIKLGFQLNLFVSNALLDLYVEFGCLREAVMLFRQMAVKDSVTWSAMIGGLVRNGRPDSALKLFRWMVTNSTVLVTRSILLNVIMACAELGEWREGKWVEENYVCCNGFEFKRDPSVVTALIYMYAKCGMLDSSVSLLYGVAEVRDDVFAWNAMIKGCGELGLVEKAVGFVVEMQKIGVDPDAITYLEILPMISSIPSLKTGMEAHAQIVRRGFLNERAIANSLVSMYGRCGSLRHSIEVFSRIVVKDVISWTSMMQVYAWNGHVNEVVKLYEVMKKTETEPNHYTFLAVLSACKNTGLVEEGMELIKYMQEKCGLKPEIEHISCVVDMLCRAGRLTDAYHLIKYNNSEHINNTILWGTLLSASRSCGDLVIGEAAAKHLLSLDPENRANSKMLADIYVLLGRRDDADNLLRVSMTRGLDIKPGCSWMEGV; this is encoded by the coding sequence ATGTCCGCCGCGGGATACCGGTACCAGGCGCTCAAGgaagccctagccgccgccatctccggccACGACCTCGcccgccaccacgccgccgccgaccaccgcagGCCGCACGCGCTCGCCGTCGTAGCAGGGCTCGCCTCCAACGGCTACGTCGCGTCCCTCCTCGTCTCCCGCTACTTCCGCCTCggggacgccggcgccgcccgcaaTGTGTTcgacgccgcggcgacggcggcggcgccgcagaAGGCGCTCCTCTACAATGCCATGCTCCGCGGGTACCTCGCGGGTGGCCTCCCGCGGATGGCGGTGGGGATCTTcggggagatggcggcggcggcgtgccttCCCGACCGCCACACGTACCACCTCGCCGTGGCGGCGTGCGCGCGGGCGTCGGAGTTCGAGGTCGGCTGGCGTATCGGGGCGGAGGCCGCTGCGAAAGGGTTCGCGTCCGACCTCCTCGTCGCGACGGCGCTGATCGGGATGTATGCTGAAGCTGGGGATATGGGCGCCGCTCGTAAGGTGTTCGATGGAATGCCACAGCGGGATGCTGTGGCGTGGAATGCGGTGATTGCTGGCTATGCACGTGGAGGACATCTGCGCGAGGTCGTCGAGCTGTTTATGAGGATGAGGTCTGTGGATGTTGTGCTCCCGACTGAGGCGACACTGGTGACCCTAGTTTCTGGTTATGCAGGTTTTGGTTCCTGGGAGGGCCGTGGTATGATGCACACCATTGTAATCAAGCTTGGCTTCCAGCTTAATCTCTTTGTTTCCAATGCTCTCCTTGATCTGTATGTCGAGTTTGGCTGTTTGAGAGAGGCTGTGATGTTGTTTCGTCAGATGGCGGTGAAAGATTCTGTCACTTGGAGTGCAATGATTGGTGGGCTTGTTCGGAATGGAAGACCGGATTCCGCTCTTAAGCTATTCCGTTGGATGGTGACAAACTCGACAGTTTTGGTCACTAGGTCTATTTTGCTCAATGTGATTATGGCCTGCGCTGAGTTGGGGGAGTGGAGAGAAGGAAAATGGGTTGAAGAGAACTATGTGTGCTGCAATGGTTTTGAATTCAAGAGAGATCCATCTGTGGTAACAGCGTTAATATACATGTATGCAAAGTGCGGAATGTTAGATTCATCAGTCAGTCTTCTATATGGGGTTGCAGAAGTTAGAGATGATGTATTTGCATGGAACGCTATGATCAAAGGGTGTGGAGAGCTTGGACTAGTGGAAAAGGCAGTTGGATTTGTAGTAGAAATGCAGAAGATAGGCGTTGATCCAGATGCTATTACATACTTGGAGATCCTACCTATGATCTCATCAATTCCATCACTGAAAACAGGGATGGAAGCACACGCTCAGATTGTCAGAAGAGGTTTCCTGAATGAAAGGGCAATTGCTAACTCACTTGTTAGCATGTATGGTCGATGCGGGAGCCTTAGGCATTCAATTGAAGTCTTTAGCAGGATTGTGGTCAAGGATGTAATCTCTTGGACGTCTATGATGCAGGTATATGCGTGGAATGGACATGTTAATGAAGTTGTTAAACTTTATGAGGTGATGAAGAAAACAGAAACAGAACCAAACCACTACACTTTTCTTGCTGTACTATCTGCATGTAAAAACACAGGTCTTGTTGAGGAAGGAATGGAATTGATCAAGTACATGCAAGAGAAGTGTGGCCTAAAACCAGAAATTGAGCATATTTCTTGTGTTGTTGATATGCTCTGCCGTGCAGGACGTTTGACTGATGCATACCACCttattaaatataataattcTGAACACATTAACAATACAATATTGTGGGGGACGCTGCTAAGCGCTTCCCGTTCATGTGGAGATTTGGTGATCGGAGAAGCAGCAGCCAAACATCTCTTATCTCTTGATCCAGAAAATAGGGCCAACTCTAAGATGCTTGCTGATATTTATGTCTTGCTTGGGAGAAGGGATGACGCTGACAATCTCCTAAGAGTATCGATGACAAGAGGATTGGACATAAAACCAGGCTGCAGCTGGATGGAAGGTGTCTAA
- the LOC4350805 gene encoding uncharacterized protein isoform X2 has product MVAMGADEEEERRMHQGCMAGFFHLFDRPQILSGKRLHHQPRRLLSSSSGSATPSERSMQLDRSPERATPLPSPDMTPPAAPRPSLQLPPLETKDGGGAPAVWRLPRLSLDSRAVVDARGKLRPRDIRTSPAAPPSPGAGGGDERRSPSVVARLMGLDALPRGAPDERDAAPCGGELRRSASERVPRDPACFRFVDPSFFERPSPPVTPQQQRPSSPAVEAALRRAPDPACPRGGIQRRSRFDAHDVFPEPAKRVVDSAAAGHGEIALYGEIERRLRKRGIAEPARDLETLKQILEALQLKGLLRHTPPPPVSSLRTQPPPPPIVVMRPSSRPPQPPASRTSPTRRVRVDADNARRPRSPDRAASPARSPASPARRGPQSPQRRVSPAQSPRYQPPLRKPSTGDRSRIARRGGHGSAALSPDDDASTTFSDGTSSGSLSASSRWDFERARPDELRTDRGLLERCGKLLSSIQAFTAGDDQQPSPVSVLDAAAFLADEDSPSSSGSKRAIFFGAAAPAPHAATASASDQDDDDDQWDTWTVGPDVDPDYAYVAEVVKVFDRTTRDPSAVYAAAAKTTTGGDDDTCPHHRMLLCAAAVEALDRRRAACAWDPVSWLRGGELVDHVWAEVRRAREPVAAPDADLDLNELIRGGVVRDLAADHHRWPPSSSQLLPGAEVADAVLQIERLVFKDLVADTIRELADVGLRLPRRKLVF; this is encoded by the exons atggtGGCGATGGGcgcggacgaggaggaggagcggcggatgCACCAGGGCTGCATGGCCGGGTTCTTCCACCTGTTCGACCGCCCGCAGATACTCTCCGGCAAGCGCCTCCATCAccagcctcgccgcctcctGTCATCCTCCAGC GGGTCGGCGACGCCGTCGGAGAGGTCGATGCAGCTGGACCGGTCGCCGGAGCGGGcgacgccgctgccgtcgcccgaCATGACGCCACCGGCTGCGCCGAGGCCGTCGCTGCAGCTGCCGCCGCTGGAGACGAAGGACGGGGGTGGCGCGCCCGCGGTGTGGCGGCTGCCGCGGCTGTCGCTGGACAGCCGCGCGGTGGTGGACGCCAGGGGGAAGCTGCGGCCGCGCGACATCCGGacgtcgcccgccgcgccgccgtccccgggggccggcggcggggacgagcGACGCTCGCCCAGCGTCGTCGCGCGGCTCATGGGCCTCGACGCGCTGCCgcgtggcgctccggacgagcgGGACGCGGCGCCGTGTGGGGGtgagctccggcggtcggcgtccGAGCGCGTGCCGCGTGACCCGGCCTGCTTCAGGTTCGTTGACCCGAGCTTCTTCGAgaggccctcgccgccggtgacgccGCAGCAGCAGAGGCCGTCTTCgccggcggtcgaggcggcgctGCGGCGCGCGCCGGATCCCGCGTGCCCGCGCGGTGGGATTCAGAGGCGTAGCCGCTTCGACGCGCACGACGTGTTCCCGGAGCCCGCGAAGCGCGTCGTCGACTCGGCCGCGGCGGGGCACGGCGAGATCGCGCTCTACGGCGAGATCGAGCGGCGCCTCCGCAAGCGCGGGATCGCCGAGCCGGCCAGGGATCTGGAGACGCTCAAGCAAATCTTGGAGGCGCTCCAGCTCAAGGGCCTCCTCCGccacaccccgccgccgccggtctcgtCGCTACgcacccagccgccgccgcctcctatcGTCGTCATGCGGCCCTCGTCGCGGCCGCCAcagccgccggcgtcgcggaCGTCGCCCACCCGCCGAGTCCGCGTCGACGCCGACAATGCCCGGCGCCCGCGCTCACCGGaccgcgccgcgtcgcccgcaCGGAGCCCGGCTTCCCCCGCTCGACGCGGCCCTCAGTCCCCGCAGCGACGCGTCTCGCCGGCGCAGTCGCCGAGGTACCAGCCGCCGCTCAGGAAGCCGAGCACCGGCGACCGCTCCCGCATTGCCCGCCGCGGAGGTCACGGCAGCGCGGCGCTGTCTCCCGACGACGACGCGTCCACCACCTTCTCCGACGGCACCAGCAGCGGCTCACtcagcgcctcctcccgctggGACTTCGAG CGCGCGCGCCCCGACGAGCTCCGCACCGACCGCGGCCTTCTCGAGCGCTGCGGCAAGCTGCTGAGCAGCATCCAGGCgttcaccgccggcgacgaccagcAGCCGAGCCCGGTGTCCGTGCTCGACGCGGCGGCGTTCCTCGCCGACGAGgactcgccgtcgtcgtcggggtcgaAGCGCGCCATCTtcttcggcgccgccgccccggcccCGCACGCCGCGACGGCGTCCGCGTCCGaccaagacgacgacgacgaccagtgGGACACGTGGACGGTGGGCCCGGACGTCGACCCGGACTACGCCTACGTGGCGGAGGTCGTCAAGGTGTTCGACCGGACGACGCGGGACCCATCCGCCGtgtacgccgcggcggcgaagaccaccaccggcggcgacgacgacacgtGCCCCCATCACCGGATGCTCCTctgcgccgcggcggtggaggcgctcGACCGCCGGCGAGCCGCCTGCGCGTGGGACCCGGTGTCGTggctccgcggcggcgagctggtgGACCACGTCTGGGCCGAGGtgaggcgcgcgcgcgagcccgtggcggcgccggacgCCGACCTCGACCTGAACGAGCTgatccgcggcggcgtcgtccgcgacctcgccgccgaccaccaccggtggccgccgtcgtcgtcgcagctGCTGCCCGGCGCGGAGGTGGCCGACGCCGTGCTGCAGATCGAGCGGCTGGTGTTCAAGGACCTCGTCGCCGACACCATCCGCGAGCTCGCCGACGTCGGCCTCCGCCTGCCACGTCGGAAACTGgtcttctaa
- the LOC4350805 gene encoding uncharacterized protein isoform X1, producing MVAMGADEEEERRMHQGCMAGFFHLFDRPQILSGKRLHHQPRRLLSSSSGSATPSERSMQLDRSPERATPLPSPDMTPPAAPRPSLQLPPLETKDGGGAPAVWRLPRLSLDSRAVVDARGKLRPRDIRTSPAAPPSPGAGGGDERRSPSVVARLMGLDALPRGAPDERDAAPCGGELRRSASERVPRDPACFRFVDPSFFERPSPPVTPQQQRPSSPAVEAALRRAPDPACPRGGIQRRSRFDAHDVFPEPAKRVVDSAAAGHGEIALYGEIERRLRKRGIAEPARDLETLKQILEALQLKGLLRHTPPPPVSSLRTQPPPPPIVVMRPSSRPPQPPASRTSPTRRVRVDADNARRPRSPDRAASPARSPASPARRGPQSPQRRVSPAQSPRYQPPLRKPSTGDRSRIARRGGHGSAALSPDDDASTTFSDGTSSGSLSASSRWDFEQRARPDELRTDRGLLERCGKLLSSIQAFTAGDDQQPSPVSVLDAAAFLADEDSPSSSGSKRAIFFGAAAPAPHAATASASDQDDDDDQWDTWTVGPDVDPDYAYVAEVVKVFDRTTRDPSAVYAAAAKTTTGGDDDTCPHHRMLLCAAAVEALDRRRAACAWDPVSWLRGGELVDHVWAEVRRAREPVAAPDADLDLNELIRGGVVRDLAADHHRWPPSSSQLLPGAEVADAVLQIERLVFKDLVADTIRELADVGLRLPRRKLVF from the exons atggtGGCGATGGGcgcggacgaggaggaggagcggcggatgCACCAGGGCTGCATGGCCGGGTTCTTCCACCTGTTCGACCGCCCGCAGATACTCTCCGGCAAGCGCCTCCATCAccagcctcgccgcctcctGTCATCCTCCAGC GGGTCGGCGACGCCGTCGGAGAGGTCGATGCAGCTGGACCGGTCGCCGGAGCGGGcgacgccgctgccgtcgcccgaCATGACGCCACCGGCTGCGCCGAGGCCGTCGCTGCAGCTGCCGCCGCTGGAGACGAAGGACGGGGGTGGCGCGCCCGCGGTGTGGCGGCTGCCGCGGCTGTCGCTGGACAGCCGCGCGGTGGTGGACGCCAGGGGGAAGCTGCGGCCGCGCGACATCCGGacgtcgcccgccgcgccgccgtccccgggggccggcggcggggacgagcGACGCTCGCCCAGCGTCGTCGCGCGGCTCATGGGCCTCGACGCGCTGCCgcgtggcgctccggacgagcgGGACGCGGCGCCGTGTGGGGGtgagctccggcggtcggcgtccGAGCGCGTGCCGCGTGACCCGGCCTGCTTCAGGTTCGTTGACCCGAGCTTCTTCGAgaggccctcgccgccggtgacgccGCAGCAGCAGAGGCCGTCTTCgccggcggtcgaggcggcgctGCGGCGCGCGCCGGATCCCGCGTGCCCGCGCGGTGGGATTCAGAGGCGTAGCCGCTTCGACGCGCACGACGTGTTCCCGGAGCCCGCGAAGCGCGTCGTCGACTCGGCCGCGGCGGGGCACGGCGAGATCGCGCTCTACGGCGAGATCGAGCGGCGCCTCCGCAAGCGCGGGATCGCCGAGCCGGCCAGGGATCTGGAGACGCTCAAGCAAATCTTGGAGGCGCTCCAGCTCAAGGGCCTCCTCCGccacaccccgccgccgccggtctcgtCGCTACgcacccagccgccgccgcctcctatcGTCGTCATGCGGCCCTCGTCGCGGCCGCCAcagccgccggcgtcgcggaCGTCGCCCACCCGCCGAGTCCGCGTCGACGCCGACAATGCCCGGCGCCCGCGCTCACCGGaccgcgccgcgtcgcccgcaCGGAGCCCGGCTTCCCCCGCTCGACGCGGCCCTCAGTCCCCGCAGCGACGCGTCTCGCCGGCGCAGTCGCCGAGGTACCAGCCGCCGCTCAGGAAGCCGAGCACCGGCGACCGCTCCCGCATTGCCCGCCGCGGAGGTCACGGCAGCGCGGCGCTGTCTCCCGACGACGACGCGTCCACCACCTTCTCCGACGGCACCAGCAGCGGCTCACtcagcgcctcctcccgctggGACTTCGAG CAGCGCGCGCGCCCCGACGAGCTCCGCACCGACCGCGGCCTTCTCGAGCGCTGCGGCAAGCTGCTGAGCAGCATCCAGGCgttcaccgccggcgacgaccagcAGCCGAGCCCGGTGTCCGTGCTCGACGCGGCGGCGTTCCTCGCCGACGAGgactcgccgtcgtcgtcggggtcgaAGCGCGCCATCTtcttcggcgccgccgccccggcccCGCACGCCGCGACGGCGTCCGCGTCCGaccaagacgacgacgacgaccagtgGGACACGTGGACGGTGGGCCCGGACGTCGACCCGGACTACGCCTACGTGGCGGAGGTCGTCAAGGTGTTCGACCGGACGACGCGGGACCCATCCGCCGtgtacgccgcggcggcgaagaccaccaccggcggcgacgacgacacgtGCCCCCATCACCGGATGCTCCTctgcgccgcggcggtggaggcgctcGACCGCCGGCGAGCCGCCTGCGCGTGGGACCCGGTGTCGTggctccgcggcggcgagctggtgGACCACGTCTGGGCCGAGGtgaggcgcgcgcgcgagcccgtggcggcgccggacgCCGACCTCGACCTGAACGAGCTgatccgcggcggcgtcgtccgcgacctcgccgccgaccaccaccggtggccgccgtcgtcgtcgcagctGCTGCCCGGCGCGGAGGTGGCCGACGCCGTGCTGCAGATCGAGCGGCTGGTGTTCAAGGACCTCGTCGCCGACACCATCCGCGAGCTCGCCGACGTCGGCCTCCGCCTGCCACGTCGGAAACTGgtcttctaa